GACGCGAACTGCTGGAATCGACCTTGGTGGCGCTGGTCCTTCCGCCCCATCTTCTCCTCGATCCGGGCGCGGAGTCCCGCGGCGACGGCGGCGCGCTGAGCGGGGCGCAGCGTGCCGTGGATCTCCTCCAAGGCGTCGGCCGTCCGATCCATGCGCTCTTCAATCGCCTTGACCGCGGTCGCGACGGAGTCGTCGAACTGTTTCGAGTCCGCGCTTCCGGAGCGAACGATGGCCACCGCGGACTTCCGGAGCTTGTCTCGGAGCTGCTTTCGACCTGCTCGATCTCGACCGAGCTCGTCCTGAATCGTCGTCAGCGTGGCGGCCTGCTCTGCCGTGAGGTCGGCGCGGGCGCGCGCCTCCTGGATGATGACGTTCACCGGGCCGTGCATGTGGCGGTGGTGGGTGCCGAGCTCCTGGGTGCTCACCTTCTGCTGCTCGGCGGGCGGGTCCACCTTGGCGGCGCAGGCGACGGCCCCCAGCAAAACCGCGCCGGATGCGATGGCGACCAACCGAATGCGACCCTTTGCTTGGCTCCTCATGGCTTTCAGCTTAGACCGTCCCGGCCACAAAGCACGTTCATGAACACTTCTTCACAATCCAAAAAGGCCGGGAAAAAGCGGCGGCCCCGCATCAGCCGAGCCAGCAGCATCCGGCTGGTCGCGGCCTTCGACCTGCTGGAATCCCTGCGCTCCCGCAAGGCGGTGGTGCTCTTGGCGCTCTACGGACTGGGGTCCATCGGAGCCAGCGCCATCTTCATCCGCATCTTGTCCGCCGTTCGCGAGCGCCTCGAAGAGCAGGTCGGGCAAGCCGTGGACATGAAGATGATGATGGAGAGCCCGGGCATGGCTCGCATCATGGGGGCGCTCTCGGGGGATGCGGACGTGGCCAAGGCCATCGTGGCGATCCCGCCGCTGGCGTTGTTCTACGGCTGGCTGGCGATTCACTTCGTGCCGCTGCTGGTGCTGTTCACGTCGGCCGACGCCATCAGTGGAGACGTGTCCAGCGGCGCCGTACGTTACTCGTTGTTTCGCACGGATCGCGTGAGCTGGGCCGTTGGCAAGCTGGTCGGGCAGACCTGCTTGATGGCCGTCGGCGTGCTCGTCGGTGCGGTAGCCTGCTACGCGATGGGCCTGGTGTGGCTCGACGAGATGCCCGCGGGCGCCACGGCGTACTGGCTGCTCCGCATCTCGGGGCGGGCCATCGTGTACAGCTTTGCCTATCTCGGCATGGTGCTCGGCGCCTCCCAGCTGACGCGCACCAACGCGCGCGCGGCGGGCCTCGCGTTGCTCATCATGTTCGTCTGCTGGCTGGGCGGGAACATCGTGCAGGCCGAGCCCATCCGCGAGCAGGCCCCCGGCTTCTTCGACGCCGTTTCCAAGCTGTTCCCCAGTGGCCATCACCTGGCCCTGTGGCATCCCGGCCTCAGCCACGCACTGCCCGCGTGGATGGGCCTGATCGTGATTGGCTTGGCCTTCTTCGGTCTGGGCTTTCTCCGCTTCTCCCGGAGGGACGCATGACCGCCGCTCTGGAAATCCGAGGCCTGCGCAAGGCCTACGGGCGGACGCAAGCGCTGGCCGGTCTCGACCTCACCGTACCCAAGGGCGTCATCTGCGCCTTCATCGGTCCCAACGGTGCGGGGAAGACGACCACCTTCGGCATCGTGGGTGGGCTCATCCGACCGGACGCCGGCGAGGTGAGCATCCTCGGTCGCGGGCCGCTTTCGCCTCACGAGCACCCGGGCTCCCTCACCATGCTGCCGCAGGATTGCGAGCTCAGCCCGCATGTCACCTTGCGCCAGCTCCTGGTTCACTATGCCCGGCTTCAGGGTTTGTCCGCCGCGGAAGCAGAGCGGGACGTGGATGCACGTCTGGACGAAGTGGCGCTCGCGGAGCGCGCGGAAGCCCGCATCAAGACGCTGTCCCACGGCATGCGTCGCCGCGTGGCCATCGCGCAGGCTCTGCTCGGCGACCCGGATCTGGTGCTGCTGGACGAGCCCACCAGCGGACTCGATCCGGAGCTGGTCGTGCGCATGCGTGACGTCTTCGCCTCACACCGCAAGAAGCGCACGTTGGTCGTCAGCTCCCACAACCTGCTCGAGCTCGAGGCGCTGTGCGATCACGTTGCCTTCATCGAGCGCGGTCGCTGCACCCAGAGCGGCTCCATGGCGGACGTCACGGAGCAGGGCCTCATCATGCGCTATTCGGTGGAAGCCGCAGTGGACGTGGCGGCCTTGGAGCAATCGCATCCAGAGCTGGAGATGACGTGGGAGGGCAAGGTGCTCATCGCGCGGGGATCCGGTAGCTGGACGCCCGCCGCTCTCAACGCGACGATCTTGCCGTACCTCCTGCACCTGAACGCCGGCGTCCTCGAGATTCGCCGTGGCAAATCGCTCGAGGACGCCTACATGGCCGGTAAGGCCGAAGCCGAAGAAGACGAGGACTGAGTCAGAGCGAGCCCATCTGCGTGCCGGACTCGTCGAAGCCCATGTTCAGAATCGGGCTCCACTCGAGGACGCCGTCTTCCGCGTGGTTCAAGAGGCCGATCTGCAGACCGCGGAGCTTCTTGGCGTGGTTGAACACGCCGATCTGCACGCCGTTGGCTTCGTCGGTGATGTTGGCGATGCCGAGCTGCACGCCGTTCATCTCTTCGGCGTAGTTGCCGCCGCCGATCTGCGCGCCCACGTGCTTCTCGAAGGCCAGGTTGGCCCCGCCGATCTGACCGCCGTAGGACTTCTCCGACAGGTTCGCGGCGCCGATCTGGGCCAGGCCGCGAAAGGTCTTGGCACCGGAGAAGGCGCCGGCCTGCACCACGCCGCTGAAGTCCATCGTGGCGCTGATGAAGCCCACCTGTGCGATTCCGCGGAAAGCGTTGGCGTAGTTGTGAAGGCCGAGCTGAGCCAGGGTCCAAACGGCGCTGTCGTCGCTGTTGTGCTCCTCGTACAGCTCCTTGCCCTGGGCGTTGAACACGCCGATTTGCGCTAACGTCACCATGTCGCCCTCGGCGCGGTTGAAGCCGCCTACTTGCAGCGCTCCGACGAACGAGTCGTCCGTCAGGTTGTAGCCACCGAGCTGCATCAGGCCCGTGAAGCTCTCCGCTCGGTTGTAGCCCGCGAACTGGAGCGCGCCGTAGAACTCCTGGCTTCGGTTGTGGCCCAGGGTGATCTGGCCAACGCCGTAGAAGTAACGGGCGCGATTCTCTCCCAGGCTCACCTGGGCGACGCCGCCGAGCTCGTCGGAGAGGTTTCGACCGAGGGCCAGCTGAGCCACGCCGAAGTGGCTACCGGCGTCGTTGCGGATCAGCGCCAGGGACGCCGCTCCGTAGAAGCGCTCCGTCCGGCTCTGCGCCGCCGACAGCGTCGCCACGCCGATGAACGTGTCGCGATGGGTGCGGAGCCCCGCGTCGAGCACGTACCAGTTCTTCGGTGGATCCTCCGCCACGACCAGATCGCGATCCACGGGCTGAGGGTTCTGCGCGCGGCAGTCGGGGGTGCCGCAGGCATCCTGCGCGCGGTCCGGCACGATTTGCTGCCGCTGCACTTGCTGCTGGTTGGTGTCGCCTTGGAGCGCCCCCTCGACCATCACCGGGGCACCCGCCGGGCGGGTTCCGATGTCGTCGTCCTTCGGCTTTTCAGCCGCGGCAGGCGCCGCCAGCGCCAGGAGACCCACTACATTCAGGACCAAGAAAGCCGTTTTTCTCATGACGTCACGAAAACGGCCCGAGCCCGGTACGCTTACACTCCTTTCGAGGAGAAGCGGGATGACGGAGCTACCGGACGGATTTCACAGCATCACGCCCCGAATCGTCGCAGCCGGAGCTACGGACCTCGTCCACTTTCTGCAGCAGGCCTTCGGGGCCGAGGGAGAGCTCTCGGGAGACGCCCCGGCCATCCTGCGCATCGGTGATTCGACGTTGATGGTGAGCGAGGCGGGCGAGCGCGCTCCCGCCACCGCGTTTCTCTACCTCTACGTGGCGGACGCCGACGCCTGCTACGGACGCGCCGTGGAGCTGGGAGCCACACCGCTCGAGGCTCCCGCGGACATGCCCTACGGCGATCGCCGCGCGATGGTCGAGGATGCCTGGGGCAACGTCTGGCAGATCGCTACGTACCGCGCCGCCGCCGATTGATCGAGAGCATGTCGGTCCGCCGCGAGCCCCTGCGCGGCGCTCACTTCCGCGCCGCAGTCATCGACGACAGCGCCAGTCGATCCACGGCGGCGTGGTCCGCCTCCGCGGGTAGCCGCGAGGCCTGCGCGGCCCGCCGCATCTCGGCCGAGAGCTCCGCCGCCATCCGTCCCAGCTCGTCGAAGCTCAACGCTCCGTCGCGGATCGCATTCAGCTCGTCGGCGTCCGGGCGCCGCACCCGGAGCTCGCCGTCGCGGAGCACTTCGAGTCCCATCCGCATCAATCGCACCAGGTGCATCGCGTGCTTGGTATCGTAGCCGTGCCGCGCTTCGAGGTCGGCCCGCGCGCGGTTACGCTGCGCGGCCCAGCTCTGATACGCGTCCCAGTGCTTCTTCGCCGCGCGATACCGCTTCTCCGCGTTCAGCGCGGTGACCACGTCCCGGGGCAAGCTCAGCGCGTGGCTCGCGATGGCACGCAGACGCTCTTCGATCTCGGAGTCGGGCGCACGGACCACGTCCGCCACTAGCTCCCGCAGACGTCCCTGAATCTCGATGCGCGTCGCCTTGGGCATCTCGATGTCGTCTACACCGTAGGCCCGGAGCTTTTCGGCGAGCGCCTGCTCGATGCGATTGTCGTCGTCCCGCGAGAGGGTGCCCTCGCTCTGCGGCAATCCGAAATCCGCGCGGTTCGGCTTGGCGGCGGGTGGGTGCAGCAGCCACGCTCGGTGCGTCTCGATACGCTTGAGCTGCGCCAGCGCGTAGCCCGAGAACGTCTGCTCCACTTTGCGGGTCAGAAACAGGTGGCGTTCGGCGTGGATCCGTCGCCACTCGGGGCTGTCCACGAGCCAATCTTCCTCGTCGGCGAACAAGATCTCGAGCGCGTTCGGGTTGGCCGCCGCACACAGCCGCAGCAACTTCGCGACGTCGAAGATCAAGCACTCCGTCCGTACCCGCGCGGCCTCGCGGGCGGCGGGCCGCGCGGCGAGTCGCTCCAGAACGACGCGCGATAGCTCCCGCGTGAGCGTCCCTTCGTACTGTTCGAAATCCTCGAACAAGGACAGGCGCGTTCCGAGCGGCGCGATGCCCACGCCCCGCAAGTCGAGATCCGAGCCCTCCCGGGCGGTGCCGTGGGCCTGGCTTCCGGCCAGCGTGAGGAAAATCGTGTCGCGATCGGGGTCGAAGCTCATCGGGCTCGATCCAGGCGCAGGCGAACCACGAAGTCCGACAGCGCGTCGGTGGTGGTGGCTTCGCGCGGCAGGGTGCTCGCGTCGCGAGCACGCTCGAGCTCGTTCTTCAGACGCGACAAGACGGCAGTGTGAGCGGAGATGTCCGCCGCCGAGAGCGGCATTCTCTCGGTTCCTTCGCGCTTGCGGGTCACGAGCTCGTCGAGCTGGCCGAGGCGAAAGTGCTCGTTCAAGACGCATACGTTGGCCACCACTTCGCCGGTTTGCATCATGTGGATGCCGGTGAGGAGCACCCGATAGGCGTACAGCAAGTGCTTCACGGTCGGGTCGGGCTCGGACAAACGTGCGAGGCGGCCACGAAAGAAGCCGAGGTAGTGCCGCGCCGTCGGTCGCGTGATGCAGCCCTTGCCGAGCTGCATCAGCTCTTCGTGGGCCGGCGTGGTCACCACGACCAACGGAGAGTACAGCTGCTCGAGCACGTAGCCGTTGTGCTCGGTCATCATGCGCGCGAACTTGCGAACGTCGTGCGCGACCCAATCGAGATCCACGCTGCTCTCGTCGTCGATGGTGATGGTCTCGGCGGGCGGCGAAAGGCCGAGGAGCTCCCGGGCCGGAAGCAGGAATGCACCGCGCAGATCCACGTCGCTGTCTGCGCTCGCGAAGCCATAGAGGTGCGCGCCGCTGATGGTGGCGAACACCGGTTCGGGACCTTGACGTGTGATCTTGGCCAGCTGCTCGCGGTCGAGCCAGCTCCAGACTTCGTCGAGCTGGGCCGGCGTCATCGCGGCCGCCGGCCGTGGGCCAGGTAGTGCAAGAAGCCGCGGGCAGCGGAGATGGCTCCCGCGTCGATCGCCGTCTTCATTTCGTGCTGCAAGCGCAGCGTGTGGGTCCAAAGCCCCTCGAACTCCGCCTCGGCGCCTCCGCCCGCGAGGAATCGCCTGCGTGCCTCGTCCTTGGGCCCTCCCGTGAGGGAAACCCCAGCATCGAAGAACTGAAACAGCTGCGCGAGCTCGGTGCGCATGCGTGGCTGCTCGTAGGGCGGGTGAAGCCAGGGACACTGGTCGTTCACGCGCACGGCGACTTCCTCCAGCCCGGCGGCGGACAAGAGCTCGGGCAAATGCTCACCGACGGCGCCATCGCCTTCTCCGAGGGCCTGCTTGCCTTCGCGACAAACGTGGAAGAACCGCAGGTACGGCTCCAGATCGCTCCAGGGCATGCGCGGATATGCGGCGAGGTAGGAAAGCGAGTTGACGAAGTTGTTCGGCTCGGCAACCACCACCAGGCCGCCCGGGCGGCACACCCGTGCCATCTCGCGCACCGCCGCCGCCGGATCGCCCAGGTGCATGAGGACCGTCTGGCACGTCACCATGTCGAAGCCGTCGTCGTCGAAGGGTAGAGCCATGGCGCTCCCTTCCCGGAGCTCGAAGCGTCCCTTCAAGCCGAGGCGGTCGGCGCGCGCCAGAGCCTTTTCGCGAAAGCCCACCTCGATGTCGACGCCAACGATCTGCGCGTCCCTCGGCAGGAATCGGCTGAGGCGCTGGGACCAGTGGCCCACGCCACAACCAACGTCGAGCAGACGGTGGACCTCGGACAGCCGCCAGCGCTCGGCCATCAATCCGAGATAGCCGTCGTCCCACCAGGAGTCGCGCCAGTCCCCGTCGAAAGCCGCGAGCTTGCCGTACTCGTCCGCGTCCCAGCGGTTCTTTCCCGGTGCCATGACTCGCGCAACGTCCCCGCGCGCGGCGCCGCCGTCAACGTGTCACTTGGGGCGGGCCAGGATCTCCATGAAGCGCGAGCTGTCGTGCGCCAGGTACACGCACTGCTCGTCGACGGTAAGGTCCACGCGCCCGCCACCTGCGGTGACGTCTGCCACACGGAAGTGCTCGAGCTCTTCACGCTTGCCGCCGGCGCGCGGGAGCCGCACCACCATGTCACGCTCGGAGTAGGCGGGAGTGTTCAGGATGTAGAGGTCGCTTTCGTCCCAGGCCAGGGCCTCGAAGGGCATCGCGCCGTCCCCGGTGAGCGTCTTCACCGCTCCGCCGGCGTCGGATACTTGCTGTACCCCGGTGGACGATTGAAACAGCACGACGCCGCCGCCGGGCACGATGCGCCCGGGGAATGCTTGCTTTTCCGCGAGCACGGTCAGCGCGCCACCCGTGAGCGCCAGCTTCAAGATGCGCCGCTTGCTCCAGTCGCTCACGTAGGCGGCGGCGTCGGTCACGGTGAGCGCGCTGTACTCGCACTTCGTGCTCTTGGACGCGCGCGGGATGCTGGCCACGACGGTCGTCGTTCCGCTCTCGCCTTCGACGCTGACCAGCTCGTCGGCTTCCTGGTCCGCCGGGCATCGGAGCGCGTAGAGCTTGCCGCCTCCCAACGCGAGAGGCTTTCCCACCTTGGGTGCGAGCTCCCGAGCCTCCCCGCCGGATAGAGGCAGCGCCATCAGCTTGCGGCCGACGGTGAAGTAGGCCGCGCCCTCGTCGACCACCAGGGCGTCGGGCGCCTTCGTCGAAGTGACGTGGCCGATCTCTGCGGCCTTGTCGCCGTTGCGCGGCATGGCCAGCAGCGTCGCGCGGGCGCGGGCCTCCTCGTGGGCGAATACGTACACGTGTCCGTTCGCCGTGACGGGCAGCGCCGCTCGGCCGCCGTGGGCGCCAATGGCCACCAGCTTCTTCTTCGCGAGGGCCTTGCACTGGATCGGGGAGGGGACGGGCTTTGGCGTGCGCGCGACGGGCGCGGGCGCCGACGCCGCCACGGGAGCTCTGACCGACGAGACCGCCGTGCTGGGCGCCGTGGCCTCGGCCGGTGCGGGCTCTTCCTTGCATCCCAGAGCGAGCGGGGCAGCGAGCAGGGCGACGAACAAGCGCATGCGAGGCTTAGACTCGCCGACCCGCGCCGCGTCAAGCGGTCGCCATCAGTGGTTCCGCGGCGGACCGACATCCTGAGGCAACCGGTGGTGCCGGGAGTCCGAGGGGGGCGCCATGAGCGTCTCCCCGGTCCAGGCCCGTCGTCCCGAACACCCCCGACTCCCGGAAGCTCCACCGCCCGAGCGCCCGGAGCGCCCGGCTCGAGCCGAAGCAGCGCTGCGCCCTGCGGTGCATTCCCTCGTCACGCAGCGTGGCGCGTCCGCGAGCACGGAGCAGATCAAGGCGCGGCTCCAGAGCTTCATGGAAGCGGCTTCTGGGCCCTATCGCGTGGGCGGCAAGGAGCTCGTGGTACCGCCGGCGTTCCGCATGGTCGGCGGCATGAACCAAGAGTCGCCCGGAGTGTACGTCACGCGCATCCGTCGAGAGCTGTCGCCAAAGGCGTATCGCGCGGTCGCTCGCGATCTCGGGCTGGTCACTTCCGGCAAGGGCACGCCGGAACAGATCCGCCGCGTCACGCAAGCGGTGATCGACTCGCCGGCGGGCGCGCGCTACCCGGCTACGGAAGCCGGCGTGCGACAGTTGATGTGGGACCATGGCATCGGAATGGACTGCTCGGGCTACGTGCACCACGCTTTCCTGGCCGCGCGCGGGGCGCCGGCGGCGCGCTATGGGCTCGGAGACGTGCTGGCGTCGGGGCTGCAAGCGCCGTCACCGCGCACGTTTCGTCGCGTCGACCCGGCGGACGCCAAGGCGGGGGACGTGATGGTGCTCACGGGCGGGTCGGACGGCACCGGGCACAAGGTCATCGTGTTCGATCGCCACGCGGTGCCGCAGAAAACGGCGATGCACCAGCGCATCGCGCGGGCCCTGGGGGATTCGCCCAACTCGCGCTTCGTGATCCTCGAATGCGATTCGGCCTGGGGCGCCGGCGGTGAGGCCAGCCGCGGCGGAGTGGAGCGCCACGCTTGGGCGTACGATGCGGGCAGTGGGCGCTGGGCGTCGTTGGTGAAGGACGATCGCGGGCAGTGGCAGGCCTTTGCCTCCCGAAAACCCGGCCCCTACGACCACGACTTGATGGGCGTGTTCCGCCCGCGAACGGAGAGCTGAGGTGCGCCGAGCTGCCATCGTGCTGCTCGTGCTCCTGAGCTGCGACCAGACACCGCCGAGGGAGCGGATGGCGGCTCGGGATGCGTCTGCGGCGGCCGACAGCGAGTGCGGGGACGCTGGGGCGTGCTTGCGCGCGGCGGCCGCGCGTCTGGGATCCGATCCGGACGTCGTGGAGCGGCTCTCGGCGCGCGGCTGTCGCCTCGATCCGCATGCCTCCTACCGCGGGCTGTCGTGCCAGTTCTTCGACCGCGCGACGTTCGAGCGTGCAGCGCGGCTCACCCGCGAATGTCGCGCAATGCAGGCGGGCGCATGCCGCGGCCTCGGAGACGTGCTCAGTCCCTTCGACCAAGAGCGGGCGCACGCCGCGTACACCAAGGAGTGCGCGCTCGGGGGGCTCGGCGCGACCTGTGCTCGCTTTCTCGCGTTCTTGGCGACGCCGCCGCGCTGTCCGCCGCCGCGCCCGGCGCTGAGCTATGGACGCTGTCCGAGTGAGGCCAAGTCGCTGCCTCGGCAACAGGGCCAGGTTGCCTTCGAGGACCGAGCGTCGCCGGTCGCTCGGGCGCTCGAAGCGTCGCAGGGTTTCCGCCGGTGCTACACCGCCGCGCTGGTGACGCGGCCGAAGCTCGGGGGGCGCGTGGAGCTGCACCTGACCGTGGACCGCCTGGGGCGCTTCATGAACGTCGACACGACGGGCAGCGAGCTCGACGACCCGCTCGCGCTCGAGTGCTTCGTGCGGGAAGCCGCCGAGCTTTCCATCGACGGTCGCCTCAGGGAGCCGTCGCCCGAGGAGCTACGTTTCGTCGTTCGACCTTGAAGCGTCAGCTGCCGTCCAGCCGCAGCACGTGCCAAGGTCCCGGTGGCGCGACGCTCACGCTGCTGCCGGCCTGAAGCGTGACGTTGCCGTTGGGCTTGCCCGTCGCCATGTCGAACCACTCCCCGGAGAGGGTGCCGCTGGCGTCCGACAGGTCCACGTCGAATGCGGCGCTGCTGCTCTCCGTGGCGATGGCGTACTGAACGCCGGGCTTGGCGGACAAGAACCGCCCGTTGCCCAGTGACTCGAAGCGCGTCCAGGTCCACCAGGAAAGGCCCGGCTCTCGGAACCAAGCGGCCACCTTCTTCATCTCTTCGGCGGACGCATCCGTGAGGTCGGCGAGGTCGTATGCGGTCGGATGGCTGCTTCCGGTGGGCACCGCGATGCCCATGTGACCATAAGTGTAGCCGGCGGCGCCACCGAGCAGGATGCGCCACGTCATGCGTCGGATGCTGACCGGATCGTCCATGCCGCTCTTGCCGTTGTCGAAGTAGTAGGTCTCCGCGGTGACGAAGGGTTTGCCGTACTTTCGTGAAGCGCCTTCGCTCTCGTCGAAGGAAATTTGGCTCGTGTAGTACTGGATCAACAGGAAATCGACGGCGTTGGGCACGAGCTTCACGCCGGTGTCGGCGGCGTGGAGGCCGACCATGCGGCGGTACGGATCGAGCGCGTGGAGCGCGTCGATCATGTGCTGGTACTTCGCGTCGGTGCCGAAGCCGTTGCGGTCCACTTCCTCGCCTCCGCCGAACCCCACGTTGTAGGCGGCGTAGCGCGCGACGATGTTTCGGTACAGTCGTTCCCTCTGCTCCACGGGCCACTGGAAGTGCTTCCCGTTGGAGCTCGTCATCAGGTAGACGAAGAGTCCTTTCTTGACGGCGTATTGAACGCGCGCGTCCACTCGCTGCCAGGAGACGGGGTTCAACACGTCGTGGTCGTCGCCTTGGGTGCCGCCGAAGGGATACTCGCCGTCTTCCCAGTGCTCGGAGTCGTTGTACACGACGGACTGCAGTACGGAAAATCCGAAGTCCTTGCGCGCGTCCGCGAGCTTCTGCCACATGGCGTCGGAAAACAGGGGCTGGTCCCAGGCGCGCTCGTACAAGTTGATCCAGTTGGTGTCGCCAACCCACAGGAACGGCGTGCCGTCGTCCGTGGCGAAGTAGTACTTCGTTGCCGGATCCACGTTCACGAAGCCGTGCGGCGCCCAGCTCGAATACGCGCTCCCCACCGTGAACGAGAAGGTCTTGCCGTCCAGCCCCGGGTCGGCCGGCGTGGACGCCGTGGTCAGCGAATAGGTGCCGGCGTTTCGTGGAGCAAAGCGCACGCGGAACGTGTCGCCGCCGTCCCAGAAGCCGGGGACCGTGTAGGGCGCCTCTCCGCTGCCGCTCGGTGGCGTGACCTGAGCCGCAAGCTCCACGCCCGTGTAGGGATTCGACGGTGTGCTCTCGGCCGTGAGCTCGATCTCGATGGGCTCGTAGCGGTCATGGTCGGCCGTCGGAGCGTCCGGCCCCGCGTCGGAGCTCTGCCCCGCCGCACCTCCCGCTGCGGCGGCGCCGGTTCCTGCGGACGCCCCCGTGCCCTGGCCCGCGGCGCCCCCCGAACCACCCGCCGCGTCGTCTTCCCCTTGGCAGGAGCTGGCGACGAGGGTCAGCGCCAACAGTGCCGTCGAGGCCCATCGCATGGCCGCAGTCTACGCGAGTCTCAGCGATACGCGATACGCACCAAGACGCCGAGCACGACCTGAACCACGATGCCGGCAATGGCGGCGTTCTTCATCTTGGAGCTCTGGCTGGTGATCCACACCACGAGCAGGCCGAGGACCCCGCACAGGAAACCTGCGAGGAAGCCGAGCAGCACGCCGTCGCTCGAAGCGGGGGCGGATGTGGGACTCTGGCCCGCCCCAGCCATGGCCATCGCCGCGCCCCGGTGCTGTCGTCGTTCGTAGTCGCGCTTGAAGACGCACTCTGCGCACATCGTGCCCTGCGACGTCTGGCGCACCGACATTTCGTCCATCGGCTGCCCGCACACCGGACACGCCCCCACCATTTTGATCATGGGCGCTGTCTTTCACGCCCGCGGCGCCGCGACAAGCTCTTCCGTCAGCGTGACTTCGGCTTGCAGAACCCGAAGCTGCCGCCCGGCGTCACCGTGCACTCTTCCTGCTGGGGACAGTCCGAGCTCACGCAACACACCTTGCGGCAGATGATGTCGTCCTGGTCGCAGATGCCGCCGGGTGCGCAGAAGTTCGCCGGGTCCGAGCAGGTGCTCCCGACCTCAGGTGCCGACGCTTGGAGCGGCTTGCAGTTGAATAGACTGCCGTCGAAGTCGCATTGCTGCTCGCTCGTGCACCCGGTTCCGGCCACGGGATCGCAACCGCCGAGCTTGCTCCCGCAGTCTGTGGGCAAGCCGGTTTCGCCCGCTTGGCCCGCGCTGCCGCCGGCCTGCCCACCGCTGCCCGCTTGGCCCGCGCTGCCGCCGGCCTGCCCACCGCTGCCCGCCTGGCCGCCCGTCCCAGCCTCCACCGTGGTCTGCGTGTGAGTGGCGGAGCTGCTGCAGCCCGCGACGAGGACCGTGAACAGAACGCGAAGTAAGCTCATCTTTCGGAAAGTAGCACGCCCCGCGTCAAGGCACCGGTCTCGGATCCGGCGCTTCCTTCATCCATCCGCAATGGGTGAGCAGGGTGCTCTCCATGTGGTGCCGAACCGCCGCGTCCCGCTGTTCGAGGCTCACGCTGAGGAGCATCTGGCAGGCGCCGCCGCCGGGGGCATAGGCCATGACCAAGGGCA
This portion of the Polyangiaceae bacterium genome encodes:
- a CDS encoding nucleotidyltransferase domain-containing protein, translating into MTPAQLDEVWSWLDREQLAKITRQGPEPVFATISGAHLYGFASADSDVDLRGAFLLPARELLGLSPPAETITIDDESSVDLDWVAHDVRKFARMMTEHNGYVLEQLYSPLVVVTTPAHEELMQLGKGCITRPTARHYLGFFRGRLARLSEPDPTVKHLLYAYRVLLTGIHMMQTGEVVANVCVLNEHFRLGQLDELVTRKREGTERMPLSAADISAHTAVLSRLKNELERARDASTLPREATTTDALSDFVVRLRLDRAR
- a CDS encoding VOC family protein, with product MTELPDGFHSITPRIVAAGATDLVHFLQQAFGAEGELSGDAPAILRIGDSTLMVSEAGERAPATAFLYLYVADADACYGRAVELGATPLEAPADMPYGDRRAMVEDAWGNVWQIATYRAAAD
- a CDS encoding ABC transporter ATP-binding protein; the encoded protein is MTAALEIRGLRKAYGRTQALAGLDLTVPKGVICAFIGPNGAGKTTTFGIVGGLIRPDAGEVSILGRGPLSPHEHPGSLTMLPQDCELSPHVTLRQLLVHYARLQGLSAAEAERDVDARLDEVALAERAEARIKTLSHGMRRRVAIAQALLGDPDLVLLDEPTSGLDPELVVRMRDVFASHRKKRTLVVSSHNLLELEALCDHVAFIERGRCTQSGSMADVTEQGLIMRYSVEAAVDVAALEQSHPELEMTWEGKVLIARGSGSWTPAALNATILPYLLHLNAGVLEIRRGKSLEDAYMAGKAEAEEDED
- a CDS encoding class I SAM-dependent methyltransferase; translation: MAPGKNRWDADEYGKLAAFDGDWRDSWWDDGYLGLMAERWRLSEVHRLLDVGCGVGHWSQRLSRFLPRDAQIVGVDIEVGFREKALARADRLGLKGRFELREGSAMALPFDDDGFDMVTCQTVLMHLGDPAAAVREMARVCRPGGLVVVAEPNNFVNSLSYLAAYPRMPWSDLEPYLRFFHVCREGKQALGEGDGAVGEHLPELLSAAGLEEVAVRVNDQCPWLHPPYEQPRMRTELAQLFQFFDAGVSLTGGPKDEARRRFLAGGGAEAEFEGLWTHTLRLQHEMKTAIDAGAISAARGFLHYLAHGRRPR
- a CDS encoding nucleotidyltransferase domain-containing protein, whose product is MSFDPDRDTIFLTLAGSQAHGTAREGSDLDLRGVGIAPLGTRLSLFEDFEQYEGTLTRELSRVVLERLAARPAAREAARVRTECLIFDVAKLLRLCAAANPNALEILFADEEDWLVDSPEWRRIHAERHLFLTRKVEQTFSGYALAQLKRIETHRAWLLHPPAAKPNRADFGLPQSEGTLSRDDDNRIEQALAEKLRAYGVDDIEMPKATRIEIQGRLRELVADVVRAPDSEIEERLRAIASHALSLPRDVVTALNAEKRYRAAKKHWDAYQSWAAQRNRARADLEARHGYDTKHAMHLVRLMRMGLEVLRDGELRVRRPDADELNAIRDGALSFDELGRMAAELSAEMRRAAQASRLPAEADHAAVDRLALSSMTAARK
- a CDS encoding DUF4038 domain-containing protein — its product is MRWASTALLALTLVASSCQGEDDAAGGSGGAAGQGTGASAGTGAAAAGGAAGQSSDAGPDAPTADHDRYEPIEIELTAESTPSNPYTGVELAAQVTPPSGSGEAPYTVPGFWDGGDTFRVRFAPRNAGTYSLTTASTPADPGLDGKTFSFTVGSAYSSWAPHGFVNVDPATKYYFATDDGTPFLWVGDTNWINLYERAWDQPLFSDAMWQKLADARKDFGFSVLQSVVYNDSEHWEDGEYPFGGTQGDDHDVLNPVSWQRVDARVQYAVKKGLFVYLMTSSNGKHFQWPVEQRERLYRNIVARYAAYNVGFGGGEEVDRNGFGTDAKYQHMIDALHALDPYRRMVGLHAADTGVKLVPNAVDFLLIQYYTSQISFDESEGASRKYGKPFVTAETYYFDNGKSGMDDPVSIRRMTWRILLGGAAGYTYGHMGIAVPTGSSHPTAYDLADLTDASAEEMKKVAAWFREPGLSWWTWTRFESLGNGRFLSAKPGVQYAIATESSSAAFDVDLSDASGTLSGEWFDMATGKPNGNVTLQAGSSVSVAPPGPWHVLRLDGS
- a CDS encoding Spy/CpxP family protein refolding chaperone, with the translated sequence MRSQAKGRIRLVAIASGAVLLGAVACAAKVDPPAEQQKVSTQELGTHHRHMHGPVNVIIQEARARADLTAEQAATLTTIQDELGRDRAGRKQLRDKLRKSAVAIVRSGSADSKQFDDSVATAVKAIEERMDRTADALEEIHGTLRPAQRAAVAAGLRARIEEKMGRKDQRHQGRFQQFASELMLSTAQVDALKRIHKELRGENKQLRPSREELLGLVDAFEGESFREALNAFRAKKRGILRDRVKDAGKRTDSVLAIFTPEQRELLADLILEGPRKVLLGEQQQRTAD
- a CDS encoding ABC transporter permease subunit, with protein sequence MNTSSQSKKAGKKRRPRISRASSIRLVAAFDLLESLRSRKAVVLLALYGLGSIGASAIFIRILSAVRERLEEQVGQAVDMKMMMESPGMARIMGALSGDADVAKAIVAIPPLALFYGWLAIHFVPLLVLFTSADAISGDVSSGAVRYSLFRTDRVSWAVGKLVGQTCLMAVGVLVGAVACYAMGLVWLDEMPAGATAYWLLRISGRAIVYSFAYLGMVLGASQLTRTNARAAGLALLIMFVCWLGGNIVQAEPIREQAPGFFDAVSKLFPSGHHLALWHPGLSHALPAWMGLIVIGLAFFGLGFLRFSRRDA